One segment of Castanea sativa cultivar Marrone di Chiusa Pesio chromosome 3, ASM4071231v1 DNA contains the following:
- the LOC142629730 gene encoding uncharacterized protein At2g34160-like, which translates to MAAVAVPSPVPAAAPTETQKKNRIQVSNTKKPLFFYVNLAKRYIQQHDEVELSALGMAITTVVTISEILKNNGLATEKKVLTSTVGMKDENKGRVVQKAKIEIVLGKSEKFDSLMTTAVTAATTPATTPATTAATTPAITATTTATTATTTPDSTPAMTTDTTAATNTTTTEPGAATEGNK; encoded by the exons ATGGCCGCTGTTGCTGTACCTTCTCCTGTACCTGCTGCTGCTCCCACTGAGACTCAGAAGAAGAACCGAATTCAGGTTTCCAACACCAAGAAACCACTCTTCTTCTACGTCAATCTCGCTAAG AGATACATTCAGCAGCACGATGAGGTCGAGCTTTCTGCTTTGGGAATGG CAATCACTACAGTTGTCACTATCTCTGAGATTTTGAAGAACAATGGACTGGCTACTGAGAAGA AAGTTTTGACATCTACTGTTGGCATGAAAGACGAGAACAAGGGTCGTGTTGTTCAAAAGGCCAAG ATTGAAATTGTGCTGGGGAAATCTGAGAAATTTGACTCTCTGATGACTACTGCTGTGACTGCTGCTACAACTCCTGCTACGACTCCTGCTACGACTGCTGCTACTACTCCTGCTATAACTGCTACTACTACTGCTACTACTGCTACTACTACTCCTGATTCGACTCCTGCTATGACTACTGATACAACTGCTGCTACCAATACTACCACAACTGAACCTGGGGCAGCTACTGAGGGCAACAAATGA
- the LOC142627755 gene encoding flowering locus K homology domain-like isoform X1 has translation MMFFEDFASTTLMAEVEVDHVFVEPDVDQVPEQVAEEVSDQLPDQIPDHVPENTEPEQKQGRDEDSVIGGGEKKWPGWPGESVFRMLVPAQKVGSIIGRRGEFIKKIVEETRARIKILDGPPGTAERAVMVSAKEEPDSSLPPAMDGLLRVHKRIVDGLEGDSSHAPPGMGGKVSTRLLVAASQAGSLIGKQGGTVKSIQEASNCIVRVLGAEDLPVFALQDDRVVEVVGDPAGVHKAVELIASHLRKFLVDRSIIPIFEMHMQMGNPQMEHMPPPQHQSWGPPQGVPPSGGGGPGYGPTPQYMPPPRQLDNYYPPADLPPPMDKQPHHGISAYGREAPMGVHASSNAQTAPSMVTQVTQQMQIPLMYADAVIGTAGTSISYIRRASGATVTIQETRGVPGEMTVEISGTASQVQAAQQLIQNFMVDAGAPPPQQAPAGGTTDQGYNSYPAHGSVYASPPSNPGHAGHAGGYGSVYGTNYGY, from the exons ATGATGTTTTTTGAGGATTTTGCAAG CACTACACTTATGGCTGAAGTTGAAGTTGATCATGTCTTTGTTGAGCCTGACGTAGATCAAGTACCTGAACAAGTAGCTGAAGAAGTATCTGATCAATTACCTGATCAAATACCTGATCACGTACCTGAAAACACAGAGCCGGAACAAAAACAAGGGCGTGATGAGGATTCTGTCATTGGAGGCGGTGAAAAGAAGTGGCCTGGATGGCCTGGAGAGAGTGTTTTCCGGATGCTGGTTCCTGCACAGAAGGTTGGTAGTATAATTGGACGCAGAGGggagttcataaaaaaaatagttgaggAGACAAGAGCTCGCATAAAAATTCTTGATGGTCCTCCAGGGACAGCAGAAAGAGCT GTAATGGTATCTGCCAAGGAGGAGCCTGATTCTTCTCTCCCCCCTGCTATGGATGGCCTTTTGAGAGTTCACAAACGCATTGTGGATGGTTTGGAGGGTGATTCATCTCATGCTCCACCAGGAATGGGAGGCAAGGTCTCAACAAGGTTGCTTGTGGCTGCCTCTCAAGCTGGAAGTCTGATTGGAAAACAGGGAGGAACTGTTAAATCCATTCAAGAGGCATCAAACTGTATCGTTAGAGTTCTTGGTGCag AAGACCTACCTGTTTTTGCCCTTCAAGATGATAGAGTTGTTGAAGTCGTAGGGGATCCAGCAGGTGTGCACAAGGCGGTGGAACTAATTGCTTCCCATCTCAGGAAGTTTTTAGTTGATCGCAGTATAATTCCTATATTTGAAATGCAT ATGCAAATGGGGAATCCTCAGATGGAGCACATGCCACCACCACAACACCAGTCATGGGGTCCACCTCAAGGTGTTCCTCCAAGTGGTGGTGGAGGTCCTGGTTATGGACCTACTCCTCAATACATGCCACCTCCTCGGCAACTTGACAATTACTACCCACCTGCTGACTTGCCACCTCCCATGGATAAACAGCCTCATCATGGGATATCTGCCTATGGAAGAGAAGCTCCAATGGGTGTACATGCGTCATCAAATGCCCAAACAGCACCGTCAATGGTTACCCAG GTCACACAGCAAATGCAAATTCCACTAATGTATGCTGATGCTGTTATTGGGACAGCTGGTACGAGTATCAGCTACATTCGACGAGCTAGTGGGGCAACCGTTACTATACAAGAAACTAGGGGTGTTCCTGGTGAAATGACAGTTGAAATCAGTGGAACTGCTTCCCAAGTTCAAGCTGCTCAGCAGCTGATACAG AATTTTATGGTTGATGCTGGGGCGCCACCACCGCAACAGGCACCAGCAGGTGGGACTACTGACCAAGGTTACAATTCATATCCGGCTCATGGTTCTGTTTATGCGTCTCCTCCCTCCAACCCTGGACATGCAGGCCACGCTGGGGGTTATGGCTCAGTGTATGGCACGAATTATGGGTACTAA
- the LOC142627755 gene encoding flowering locus K homology domain-like isoform X2: MAEVEVDHVFVEPDVDQVPEQVAEEVSDQLPDQIPDHVPENTEPEQKQGRDEDSVIGGGEKKWPGWPGESVFRMLVPAQKVGSIIGRRGEFIKKIVEETRARIKILDGPPGTAERAVMVSAKEEPDSSLPPAMDGLLRVHKRIVDGLEGDSSHAPPGMGGKVSTRLLVAASQAGSLIGKQGGTVKSIQEASNCIVRVLGAEDLPVFALQDDRVVEVVGDPAGVHKAVELIASHLRKFLVDRSIIPIFEMHMQMGNPQMEHMPPPQHQSWGPPQGVPPSGGGGPGYGPTPQYMPPPRQLDNYYPPADLPPPMDKQPHHGISAYGREAPMGVHASSNAQTAPSMVTQVTQQMQIPLMYADAVIGTAGTSISYIRRASGATVTIQETRGVPGEMTVEISGTASQVQAAQQLIQNFMVDAGAPPPQQAPAGGTTDQGYNSYPAHGSVYASPPSNPGHAGHAGGYGSVYGTNYGY; encoded by the exons ATGGCTGAAGTTGAAGTTGATCATGTCTTTGTTGAGCCTGACGTAGATCAAGTACCTGAACAAGTAGCTGAAGAAGTATCTGATCAATTACCTGATCAAATACCTGATCACGTACCTGAAAACACAGAGCCGGAACAAAAACAAGGGCGTGATGAGGATTCTGTCATTGGAGGCGGTGAAAAGAAGTGGCCTGGATGGCCTGGAGAGAGTGTTTTCCGGATGCTGGTTCCTGCACAGAAGGTTGGTAGTATAATTGGACGCAGAGGggagttcataaaaaaaatagttgaggAGACAAGAGCTCGCATAAAAATTCTTGATGGTCCTCCAGGGACAGCAGAAAGAGCT GTAATGGTATCTGCCAAGGAGGAGCCTGATTCTTCTCTCCCCCCTGCTATGGATGGCCTTTTGAGAGTTCACAAACGCATTGTGGATGGTTTGGAGGGTGATTCATCTCATGCTCCACCAGGAATGGGAGGCAAGGTCTCAACAAGGTTGCTTGTGGCTGCCTCTCAAGCTGGAAGTCTGATTGGAAAACAGGGAGGAACTGTTAAATCCATTCAAGAGGCATCAAACTGTATCGTTAGAGTTCTTGGTGCag AAGACCTACCTGTTTTTGCCCTTCAAGATGATAGAGTTGTTGAAGTCGTAGGGGATCCAGCAGGTGTGCACAAGGCGGTGGAACTAATTGCTTCCCATCTCAGGAAGTTTTTAGTTGATCGCAGTATAATTCCTATATTTGAAATGCAT ATGCAAATGGGGAATCCTCAGATGGAGCACATGCCACCACCACAACACCAGTCATGGGGTCCACCTCAAGGTGTTCCTCCAAGTGGTGGTGGAGGTCCTGGTTATGGACCTACTCCTCAATACATGCCACCTCCTCGGCAACTTGACAATTACTACCCACCTGCTGACTTGCCACCTCCCATGGATAAACAGCCTCATCATGGGATATCTGCCTATGGAAGAGAAGCTCCAATGGGTGTACATGCGTCATCAAATGCCCAAACAGCACCGTCAATGGTTACCCAG GTCACACAGCAAATGCAAATTCCACTAATGTATGCTGATGCTGTTATTGGGACAGCTGGTACGAGTATCAGCTACATTCGACGAGCTAGTGGGGCAACCGTTACTATACAAGAAACTAGGGGTGTTCCTGGTGAAATGACAGTTGAAATCAGTGGAACTGCTTCCCAAGTTCAAGCTGCTCAGCAGCTGATACAG AATTTTATGGTTGATGCTGGGGCGCCACCACCGCAACAGGCACCAGCAGGTGGGACTACTGACCAAGGTTACAATTCATATCCGGCTCATGGTTCTGTTTATGCGTCTCCTCCCTCCAACCCTGGACATGCAGGCCACGCTGGGGGTTATGGCTCAGTGTATGGCACGAATTATGGGTACTAA